A part of Pararhizobium sp. A13 genomic DNA contains:
- a CDS encoding ArsC family reductase: MSVTVYGIKNCDTMKKARTWLEGQGVAYDFHDYKASGISREVLQRWCAALGWETVLNRAGTTFRALSDADKRDLNEDKVIALMLAQPAMIKRPLLDRDGKLTAGFKPDVYESIFSGR; the protein is encoded by the coding sequence ATGAGCGTGACGGTTTACGGGATCAAGAACTGCGACACGATGAAGAAGGCGCGCACCTGGCTGGAAGGCCAAGGCGTCGCCTATGATTTCCACGACTACAAGGCATCCGGCATCTCCCGCGAGGTGCTCCAGCGCTGGTGCGCGGCGCTCGGCTGGGAAACCGTGCTGAACCGCGCCGGTACGACCTTTCGCGCTCTTTCCGATGCCGATAAGCGGGATTTGAACGAAGACAAGGTGATCGCTCTGATGCTCGCCCAACCCGCGATGATCAAGCGGCCGCTGCTGGATCGTGATGGAAAGCTCACCGCCGGGTTCAAGCCGGACGTTTACGAAAGTATCTTTTCCGGTCGATGA
- the hemW gene encoding radical SAM family heme chaperone HemW codes for MATFSSIGDSTDPGFGVYVHWPFCAAKCPYCDFNSHVRHQPVDQPRFVSAFLTEMAEARRLSGPRTVTSIFMGGGTPSLMDPTTVEAVLNGIAKFWHVPDGIEITMEANPSSVEATRFHGYRAAGVNRVSLGVQALNDRDLKFLGRLHNVEDALKAIGLARDIFPRMSFDLIYARPNQTVEDWERELKQAVSYAVDHLSLYQLTIEEGTPFYGLHKSGKLIVPDGEQSAVLYEATQEITEGFGMPAYEVSNHAAPGAESRHNLTYWRYGDYAGIGPGAHGRLSMGRNKIATATERKPEEWLKMVEEHGHGMIDQEVLGLDEQADELLLMGLRLKEGIDLVRWQSLSGREPDPDREQFLIEHGFIERLGNSRLRCTPAGMLILDAVVADLAC; via the coding sequence ATGGCCACTTTCTCCTCCATCGGTGACAGCACAGACCCCGGCTTCGGGGTCTATGTGCACTGGCCCTTCTGTGCCGCCAAATGCCCCTATTGCGATTTCAACAGCCATGTGCGGCATCAACCGGTCGATCAGCCGCGTTTCGTCTCGGCGTTCCTGACCGAGATGGCGGAAGCCCGCCGGCTTTCCGGTCCGCGCACAGTGACCAGCATCTTCATGGGTGGTGGGACACCCTCGCTGATGGATCCGACAACGGTCGAGGCGGTGCTGAACGGGATCGCGAAATTCTGGCATGTGCCTGATGGCATCGAAATCACCATGGAGGCCAACCCCTCCAGCGTCGAGGCAACGCGCTTTCATGGTTACAGGGCTGCCGGCGTCAACCGCGTTTCACTCGGCGTTCAGGCGCTGAACGACCGGGATCTCAAATTCCTTGGCAGACTGCACAATGTGGAAGACGCGCTGAAGGCGATCGGGCTGGCGCGCGACATCTTCCCGCGCATGTCCTTCGACCTCATCTATGCCCGCCCGAACCAGACGGTCGAGGACTGGGAACGGGAGCTGAAGCAGGCGGTCTCCTACGCCGTCGATCACCTGTCGCTGTACCAGCTGACGATCGAAGAAGGGACCCCCTTCTACGGCCTGCACAAGAGCGGCAAGCTGATCGTTCCCGATGGTGAGCAGTCAGCCGTGCTCTACGAGGCGACGCAGGAGATTACCGAGGGCTTCGGGATGCCGGCCTACGAGGTGTCCAATCATGCCGCCCCCGGCGCCGAAAGCCGCCACAATCTGACGTACTGGCGCTATGGCGACTATGCCGGCATCGGTCCCGGTGCGCACGGACGGCTCAGCATGGGCCGAAACAAGATCGCCACTGCCACCGAGCGCAAGCCGGAAGAGTGGCTGAAAATGGTCGAGGAACACGGCCACGGCATGATCGACCAGGAGGTTCTCGGCCTCGACGAACAGGCCGACGAACTGCTGCTAATGGGGCTGCGGCTGAAGGAAGGCATCGACCTCGTGCGCTGGCAGAGCCTGTCTGGACGCGAACCCGATCCGGATCGCGAGCAGTTCCTGATCGAGCACGGCTTCATCGAGCGCCTGGGCAATTCCCGCCTGCGCTGCACGCCGGCCGGTATGCTGATCCTCGACGCGGTGGTCGCCGATCTCGCCTGCTGA
- a CDS encoding MarR family transcriptional regulator gives MNMENDHVDRILAQWRRERPDLDVGPMGLLGRLARLTTYLGREVEKTFLELGLSSASFDVLAALRRSGKPYRLSPGDLLATMMITSGTMTNRIDQLEKAGLVERLTNPEDRRSVLIALKPEGLDLVERAVTAHVANQHRLTALLEPEEQAALDRLLRKYLVQFG, from the coding sequence GTGAACATGGAAAACGATCATGTCGATAGGATCCTGGCACAATGGCGCAGGGAGCGCCCCGACCTCGATGTCGGGCCGATGGGCCTGCTCGGCCGCCTGGCGCGGCTAACGACCTATCTCGGGCGCGAGGTCGAAAAGACGTTTCTGGAACTGGGGCTGTCTTCCGCGAGTTTCGATGTGCTGGCGGCGCTCCGGCGCTCCGGCAAGCCCTACCGCCTCTCGCCGGGCGATCTGCTGGCGACGATGATGATCACCTCGGGCACGATGACGAACCGCATCGACCAGTTGGAAAAAGCGGGCCTGGTCGAGCGCTTGACCAATCCCGAGGACCGACGCAGCGTCCTGATCGCGCTGAAGCCCGAAGGGCTCGATCTTGTCGAGCGCGCCGTCACCGCCCATGTCGCCAACCAGCATCGGCTGACCGCGCTTCTGGAGCCGGAAGAGCAGGCAGCGCTTGATAGGCTGCTTAGGAAATATCTCGTCCAGTTTGGATAG
- a CDS encoding aminopeptidase gives MTFHSPAHQAVDPVKLEKLAEVAVKVGLRLERGQDLVITSPIAALPLVRLITRHAYIAGAGLVSTFYSDEETTLARYQHAPDESFDRATDWLYDGMAKAYGKNAARLAISGDNPMMLAAQDPAKVARANKANSIAYKPALEKISNFDINWNIVSYPNPAWAKQMFPDDPEHVAVEKLANAIFAASRVDVADPIAAWAEHNANLAKRSSWLNGERFAALHFTGPGTDLTVGLADGHEWHGGASTAKNGITCNPNIPTEEVFTTPHALRVEGHVSSTKPLSHQGTLIDNIQVRFEGGRIVEAKASKGEEVLKKVLDTDEGARRLGEVALVPHSSPISASGVLFYNTLFDENASCHIALGQCYSKCFLDGASLNAEQIKAQGGNSSLIHIDWMIGSGEVDIDGVRADGAKVPVMRKGEWA, from the coding sequence ATGACCTTCCATTCCCCCGCCCATCAAGCCGTCGATCCCGTCAAACTGGAAAAGCTCGCGGAAGTCGCCGTCAAGGTGGGCTTGAGGCTCGAGCGCGGACAGGATCTGGTGATCACGTCTCCGATTGCCGCCTTGCCGCTGGTTCGGTTGATCACGAGGCACGCCTACATCGCCGGCGCCGGACTGGTCTCAACCTTCTATTCGGACGAGGAAACGACGCTTGCGCGTTATCAGCATGCGCCGGACGAGAGCTTCGACCGGGCGACGGACTGGCTCTATGACGGCATGGCCAAGGCTTACGGCAAGAATGCCGCCCGTCTCGCCATTTCCGGCGACAACCCGATGATGCTGGCGGCGCAGGATCCGGCCAAGGTCGCTCGGGCCAACAAGGCGAACTCGATCGCTTACAAGCCGGCGCTGGAGAAGATCTCCAATTTCGACATCAACTGGAACATCGTCTCCTATCCGAACCCGGCCTGGGCAAAGCAGATGTTCCCGGACGATCCTGAACACGTCGCCGTCGAAAAGCTGGCGAACGCGATCTTTGCCGCCTCCCGCGTCGATGTCGCCGATCCCATTGCCGCCTGGGCCGAACACAATGCCAACCTCGCCAAGCGGTCGTCCTGGTTGAACGGAGAGCGTTTCGCGGCGCTGCATTTCACCGGTCCGGGTACGGACCTGACGGTTGGTCTTGCCGATGGCCATGAATGGCATGGCGGCGCGTCGACGGCGAAAAATGGCATCACCTGCAATCCGAACATCCCGACCGAGGAAGTCTTCACCACGCCGCATGCGCTGCGCGTCGAGGGTCATGTGTCGAGCACCAAGCCGCTGTCACATCAGGGCACGCTGATCGACAATATCCAGGTCCGTTTCGAAGGAGGCCGAATTGTCGAGGCCAAGGCCAGCAAGGGCGAAGAAGTGCTGAAAAAGGTGCTGGATACCGACGAGGGCGCGCGGCGTCTCGGCGAAGTGGCGCTGGTGCCGCATTCCTCGCCGATTTCGGCCAGCGGCGTCCTGTTTTACAATACGCTGTTCGACGAAAATGCCTCCTGCCACATCGCGCTTGGCCAGTGCTATTCGAAATGCTTCCTCGACGGCGCGTCGCTCAACGCGGAGCAGATCAAGGCGCAGGGCGGCAATTCGAGCCTGATCCACATCGACTGGATGATCGGCTCCGGTGAGGTCGATATCGACGGTGTTCGCGCGGACGGCGCCAAGGTTCCGGTGATGCGCAAGGGCGAGTGGGCTTGA
- a CDS encoding sugar porter family MFS transporter: MTHIVRLNTPLPADVPGSHSKRLGLIAVIATFGGLLFGYDTGVINGALEPMKADLGLTPAIEGFVVSILIFGAAIGALIGGKLSDKYGRRHNILILALVFSVGTIGCVLSPNWQILGFFRFVLGLAVGGASTTVPVYLAEVSPYERRGSLVTRNELMIVCGQFAAFVINAIIFNIWGENDAVWRYMLVVAVLPAIVLLLGMLRMPESPRWLSSQNREKEALAVLKQIRGPARAEAEMAEIYMLAKEEKDAQMGGWADLTVPWIRRLLLIGIGLGVFQQLTGINSIMYYGTQLLQDAGFSSKGAILANTLNGLFSVVGVWVGIIVMNKIDRRVMLLGGFALITAFHLLVGLSSLLMPDIGMKPYVILLFVVGFVFSMQGTIGPLVWLLLAEIFPLKIRSFAMGVCVFMLWIANAVVAFAFPPVVEALGIAPTFFIFAILGVLALIFTATMVPETRGKTLEEFEDEARMRYAGELGEPALT, encoded by the coding sequence TTGACTCATATTGTGAGACTTAACACGCCTTTGCCGGCGGATGTGCCTGGATCGCACAGCAAACGGCTGGGTCTAATTGCCGTCATAGCCACCTTCGGTGGCCTGTTGTTCGGCTACGATACCGGCGTGATCAACGGTGCGCTTGAACCGATGAAGGCGGATTTGGGACTGACCCCCGCCATTGAAGGCTTCGTGGTCAGCATTCTGATCTTCGGTGCGGCGATCGGGGCGCTCATCGGCGGCAAACTCTCTGACAAATACGGACGCCGTCACAACATCTTGATCCTTGCGCTTGTCTTCAGCGTCGGCACGATCGGCTGCGTGCTGTCGCCGAACTGGCAGATCCTCGGCTTCTTCCGCTTCGTGTTGGGGCTGGCGGTCGGCGGGGCCTCGACCACGGTTCCAGTCTACCTGGCCGAGGTCTCTCCCTACGAGCGGCGCGGCAGCCTGGTCACCCGGAACGAGCTGATGATCGTCTGCGGTCAGTTCGCCGCCTTTGTCATCAATGCGATCATCTTCAACATCTGGGGCGAAAACGACGCCGTCTGGCGCTATATGCTGGTTGTCGCAGTCCTGCCCGCCATTGTCCTGCTGCTCGGTATGCTGCGCATGCCGGAGAGCCCACGTTGGCTGTCGTCGCAGAATCGCGAGAAGGAAGCACTCGCGGTCCTCAAGCAGATCCGCGGCCCTGCGCGGGCCGAGGCGGAGATGGCCGAGATCTACATGCTGGCCAAAGAGGAAAAAGATGCCCAGATGGGCGGTTGGGCAGATCTTACCGTGCCCTGGATCCGTCGCCTGCTTTTGATCGGGATCGGTCTCGGCGTTTTCCAGCAGCTCACCGGCATCAACTCGATCATGTACTATGGGACCCAGCTGCTGCAGGATGCCGGCTTTTCAAGCAAGGGTGCGATCCTCGCCAATACCTTGAACGGCCTGTTCAGCGTGGTGGGCGTCTGGGTCGGTATCATCGTGATGAACAAGATCGACAGGCGGGTCATGCTGCTGGGCGGATTCGCCCTCATCACCGCTTTCCATCTGCTCGTCGGCCTTTCATCACTACTGATGCCGGACATTGGCATGAAGCCCTATGTCATCCTGCTCTTTGTCGTCGGGTTCGTGTTTTCGATGCAGGGCACGATCGGCCCTCTCGTCTGGTTGCTGCTGGCAGAGATCTTCCCCCTCAAGATCCGCAGCTTTGCGATGGGGGTCTGCGTCTTCATGCTCTGGATCGCCAATGCCGTCGTAGCCTTTGCGTTTCCTCCGGTCGTCGAAGCACTCGGCATCGCACCGACGTTCTTCATCTTTGCCATTCTGGGCGTGTTGGCGCTGATTTTCACCGCGACCATGGTGCCCGAAACCCGCGGCAAGACGCTGGAGGAGTTCGAGGACGAAGCTCGCATGAGATATGCTGGCGAGTTGGGCGAGCCGGCGCTGACATAG
- a CDS encoding 2'-5' RNA ligase family protein, producing MRRDQKSFAFGGKARKFDDAGKSNLFLAIVPERDVALRAAEIGSDVSQRHGLSKGPRPQALMHVSLNAIGKYADFPEDVVVAVSAAMATVKAAPFEVMFDRVMHFASANAVALGNAVRSEEMMDLHVQLAKEMWAVGLTFSYNPRFMPHMTLFYDEAPVPEQMLADPVSWIAREFVLIRSFIGKSEHEYIDRWPLLD from the coding sequence GTGCGTCGTGATCAGAAGTCTTTTGCATTTGGAGGGAAGGCGCGAAAATTCGATGATGCCGGAAAGAGCAATCTGTTTCTCGCCATCGTGCCGGAGCGCGACGTGGCGCTTCGGGCCGCTGAAATCGGCAGCGATGTATCGCAACGACATGGGTTGTCGAAAGGTCCGCGTCCGCAGGCGCTGATGCATGTCTCGCTGAACGCGATCGGAAAATATGCCGATTTTCCGGAGGATGTCGTCGTTGCCGTGTCGGCGGCGATGGCGACCGTCAAGGCAGCGCCATTCGAGGTGATGTTCGACCGGGTCATGCATTTTGCCAGCGCCAATGCGGTTGCACTGGGCAATGCCGTGCGCAGCGAAGAAATGATGGACCTGCATGTGCAGCTGGCCAAGGAGATGTGGGCTGTCGGCCTGACATTCTCCTACAATCCTCGCTTCATGCCGCACATGACGCTTTTCTACGATGAAGCGCCTGTTCCCGAGCAGATGCTTGCCGACCCGGTCAGCTGGATCGCGCGCGAGTTCGTTCTCATCCGCAGTTTCATCGGCAAGAGCGAACACGAATATATCGACCGCTGGCCACTTCTGGACTGA
- the rdgB gene encoding RdgB/HAM1 family non-canonical purine NTP pyrophosphatase produces MRKLEDKTLIVASHNAGKIREIRDLIGPLGFEAKSAADLSFVEPEETGTTFEENATIKALASAKASGLPALSDDSGLVVDALNGDPGVYTANWAETADGTRDFAMAMEKIETALQDAGATAFDRRTGRFVSVLCLAWPDGHVELFRGEVEGHIVWPPRGTQGFGYDPVFQPLGYDTTFGEMSADAKHGWSHGDAEALSHRARAFKLFAETCLGA; encoded by the coding sequence ATGCGCAAGCTCGAAGACAAGACCCTGATCGTCGCCAGCCACAATGCCGGCAAGATCCGCGAAATCCGCGACCTGATCGGCCCGCTCGGTTTTGAGGCGAAATCCGCCGCCGACCTCAGTTTCGTCGAGCCCGAGGAGACCGGCACGACGTTTGAGGAAAACGCGACGATCAAGGCGCTGGCCTCGGCGAAAGCCTCCGGCCTGCCGGCGCTTTCGGATGATTCCGGGCTTGTCGTCGATGCGCTGAACGGTGATCCGGGCGTCTACACAGCCAACTGGGCGGAGACCGCCGACGGCACGCGCGATTTCGCCATGGCGATGGAAAAGATCGAAACCGCCCTTCAGGACGCGGGTGCTACGGCCTTCGACCGGCGCACCGGCCGCTTCGTCTCGGTGCTCTGCCTTGCCTGGCCCGATGGGCATGTGGAATTGTTCCGCGGCGAGGTCGAAGGCCACATCGTCTGGCCACCGCGCGGGACGCAAGGGTTCGGCTACGATCCGGTCTTTCAACCGCTCGGGTACGACACCACATTCGGCGAAATGAGTGCCGACGCGAAGCACGGCTGGTCGCACGGCGATGCCGAGGCGCTTTCGCATCGTGCCCGCGCCTTCAAGCTTTTCGCCGAGACCTGCCTCGGCGCCTGA
- a CDS encoding MarR family winged helix-turn-helix transcriptional regulator translates to MSDKIDASEQIASSTQAWINLMRAQQRVLAAIERDFKAAGLPGLGWYDVLWELSRADDGRLRPFEIEERTLLAQYNLSRLIDRLEREGLVERQTFDKDGRGRWVLITEKGRVLRSTMWDIYAKAIARHVGARLPEADAAQLSVLLSRLL, encoded by the coding sequence ATGTCCGATAAAATAGATGCTTCCGAGCAGATAGCGAGCTCCACGCAGGCCTGGATCAACCTGATGCGGGCACAGCAACGGGTGCTTGCCGCGATCGAGCGTGATTTCAAGGCCGCAGGTCTGCCGGGGCTTGGCTGGTACGATGTGCTCTGGGAACTTTCCCGCGCCGACGACGGACGGCTACGGCCATTCGAGATCGAAGAGCGCACACTTCTGGCGCAATACAATCTCTCGCGTCTGATCGACAGGCTGGAGCGGGAAGGCCTGGTCGAACGCCAGACCTTCGACAAGGATGGCCGCGGCCGGTGGGTGCTGATCACGGAAAAGGGCCGCGTCTTGCGTTCGACAATGTGGGACATCTATGCCAAGGCAATCGCAAGGCACGTGGGAGCAAGACTGCCCGAAGCCGACGCTGCGCAACTCTCGGTGTTGCTGTCGCGGTTGCTCTGA
- the ybaK gene encoding Cys-tRNA(Pro) deacylase → MSKSTRATLALTKAGAAFSVHTYDYDPSVDRIGMAAAEALGEEPRRVLKTLMAEVDGRPVCVVVPSDREISMKKLAAAFRGKSANMMKPAEAERLTGYHVGGISPFGQKKQVPTAIEEEALLEPLVYINGGQRGLQVRLAPEDARKALNAVAAPLIA, encoded by the coding sequence ATGTCGAAAAGCACCCGTGCGACGCTTGCATTGACAAAGGCCGGAGCAGCCTTTTCGGTTCATACCTATGACTACGATCCCTCAGTCGACCGGATCGGCATGGCAGCGGCGGAAGCGCTGGGCGAGGAGCCGCGCCGTGTTCTGAAGACTCTGATGGCGGAGGTGGATGGCAGGCCGGTCTGTGTCGTCGTGCCGTCCGATCGCGAGATCAGCATGAAGAAGCTGGCGGCCGCCTTTCGCGGCAAGTCGGCGAACATGATGAAGCCGGCGGAGGCGGAGCGGCTGACCGGCTATCACGTCGGTGGCATCAGTCCGTTCGGACAGAAAAAGCAGGTCCCGACGGCGATCGAGGAGGAAGCGCTCCTCGAGCCGCTGGTCTATATCAATGGCGGTCAGCGTGGCTTGCAGGTACGGCTGGCGCCCGAGGATGCGCGCAAGGCGTTGAATGCGGTCGCGGCGCCGCTGATTGCCTGA
- a CDS encoding glutathione S-transferase family protein: MQSETLTLASHYLCPYVQRASIVLSEKGVAFERRYIDLAAKPDWFLRISPLGKVPLLAIPQAGRDDAILFESAVICEYLEETQAGAPLHPADPLTRARHRGWMEFGSSVLADLWVYETTKDAEQFEAKCRTLAAKFATLEQELAERPYFAGQHFSMVDAVFAPVFRYFELFETLFESGIFDGLPRVNAWRKALAVRPSVVDAVTEDYPERLMVFLRRHDAYLLARGWRPDR; this comes from the coding sequence ATGCAATCCGAGACGCTCACCCTCGCCAGCCATTACCTCTGCCCCTACGTCCAACGCGCCTCGATCGTGTTGTCTGAAAAGGGCGTCGCTTTCGAGCGGCGCTATATCGACCTTGCAGCCAAGCCGGATTGGTTCCTGCGTATCTCGCCGCTCGGCAAGGTGCCGCTGCTGGCGATCCCGCAGGCCGGCCGGGATGACGCGATCCTGTTCGAAAGTGCCGTGATCTGCGAATATCTGGAGGAAACCCAAGCTGGTGCGCCGCTGCATCCGGCCGATCCGCTGACCCGTGCCCGCCATCGCGGCTGGATGGAATTCGGTTCATCGGTTCTAGCCGATCTCTGGGTTTACGAGACAACGAAGGACGCTGAACAGTTCGAGGCGAAGTGCCGAACGCTCGCTGCAAAATTCGCAACACTTGAACAGGAATTGGCTGAACGACCGTATTTCGCGGGTCAGCACTTCAGCATGGTCGATGCCGTCTTCGCGCCGGTGTTCCGCTATTTCGAGCTGTTCGAAACTCTGTTCGAGAGCGGCATCTTCGATGGGTTGCCGCGCGTCAATGCCTGGCGCAAGGCGCTTGCGGTCCGGCCAAGCGTCGTCGACGCGGTCACGGAAGATTATCCGGAGCGCCTCATGGTCTTCCTGCGCCGGCACGATGCTTACCTTCTGGCCCGCGGCTGGCGGCCTGACCGATGA
- a CDS encoding EamA family transporter, which yields MKIKSASPTDIALTAIAPAIWGSTYLVTTEFLPHGYPLTVAMLRALPAGIILLLIVRQLPQGVWWLRSFILGALNFSFFWAMLFVSAYRLPGGVAATVGAIQPLIVVVLARLLIGTAIRPLAIVAGFVGIVGVGLLVLTPSAALDPIGIMAGLAGAVSMAFGTVLTRHWAPPVSSLTFTAWQLTAGGLLLLPIALLLEPTLPAPTLANVLGMAWLGLIGAAFTYLLWFRGLSKLEPAAVASLGFLSPLVATLLGWGVLGQNLSPVQLIGMVAVLASVWLGQRAQMARRPVAPLAAAAVSP from the coding sequence ATGAAGATAAAATCCGCCTCCCCCACCGATATCGCCCTGACCGCCATTGCGCCAGCCATCTGGGGCAGCACCTATCTGGTCACCACGGAATTCCTGCCGCATGGATATCCGCTCACGGTTGCCATGCTGCGGGCCCTGCCCGCCGGTATCATCCTTCTGTTGATCGTCCGGCAGCTGCCGCAAGGCGTCTGGTGGCTCCGAAGCTTCATCCTCGGCGCGCTCAATTTCTCGTTCTTCTGGGCGATGCTGTTCGTCTCCGCCTACCGACTGCCGGGCGGCGTCGCTGCCACCGTCGGCGCCATCCAGCCATTGATCGTCGTGGTGCTGGCGCGCCTGTTGATCGGCACGGCAATCAGGCCACTGGCGATCGTGGCAGGCTTTGTCGGCATAGTCGGGGTCGGCCTTCTGGTGCTGACACCGTCGGCGGCACTCGATCCCATCGGCATCATGGCGGGGCTCGCCGGTGCGGTATCGATGGCCTTCGGAACGGTGCTGACGCGGCACTGGGCGCCGCCGGTCTCGAGCCTGACCTTCACCGCATGGCAATTGACGGCCGGCGGCCTGCTCCTGCTGCCGATCGCCCTGCTCCTCGAGCCCACCCTGCCGGCGCCGACACTGGCAAATGTGCTCGGCATGGCATGGCTCGGCCTCATCGGCGCCGCCTTCACCTATCTGTTGTGGTTTCGTGGCCTGTCAAAACTGGAGCCTGCGGCCGTCGCGTCACTCGGTTTCCTCAGCCCGCTGGTGGCAACGTTGCTCGGCTGGGGCGTGCTTGGCCAGAACCTGTCGCCTGTTCAGCTCATCGGCATGGTGGCCGTGCTGGCAAGCGTCTGGCTGGGACAACGGGCGCAAATGGCCCGACGGCCCGTGGCGCCGCTGGCGGCGGCAGCCGTCAGCCCCTAG
- a CDS encoding methylated-DNA--[protein]-cysteine S-methyltransferase — protein MAQTAQKYQVFETAGGYCGIAWNNVGIVRFQLPTRSAEATTRNLLRHIPDAARAAPTPQVSEAITAAKRYFNGEEIDFSDVRLDLDGQNDFFKQVYAALRRVGWGHTTTYGTLAKELGAGPEAARDVGQAMAKNPVPLIIPCHRVLAAGRKVGGFSAPGGATAKVHMLELEGVHLGPLEPAQQSLAL, from the coding sequence ATGGCCCAGACAGCACAAAAATATCAGGTCTTCGAGACCGCTGGCGGTTACTGTGGCATCGCCTGGAACAACGTCGGCATCGTGCGTTTTCAGCTGCCGACGCGCAGCGCCGAGGCAACGACGCGAAATCTCCTGCGCCATATCCCTGACGCCGCACGCGCCGCACCAACGCCGCAAGTGAGTGAAGCCATCACCGCCGCGAAACGCTATTTCAACGGCGAAGAGATCGATTTTTCGGACGTCCGGCTCGATCTTGACGGGCAGAACGATTTCTTCAAGCAGGTCTATGCCGCCCTGCGCCGCGTCGGTTGGGGCCATACGACCACCTACGGCACCTTGGCCAAAGAGCTCGGGGCCGGTCCCGAAGCCGCCCGCGATGTCGGACAGGCCATGGCAAAGAACCCGGTTCCGCTGATCATCCCGTGCCATCGGGTGCTCGCCGCCGGCCGCAAGGTCGGCGGGTTTTCCGCTCCCGGCGGTGCAACCGCCAAAGTCCATATGCTGGAACTGGAAGGGGTCCATCTCGGACCGCTGGAGCCGGCACAGCAATCGCTCGCGCTGTGA